AAAAAGAGGTAAACAAGAGTGAGGGGTGATTTTGATGTTGACATGgatgaaattgaaaaaaattagaaaaaaaattatatttttaaattttatcattattatttttgttaaaaaaagtattttagttttaaagataattttaaaataaacttatGTTTTAGAGACAATTTTTTAAATGCAAAAAAAACGTCGAAGACAATTTTAATGTTTGGTCAAAATTATAGAGACTAAAATTATaagagtaattatttaaatttagtctccaaaaatttaaaagcaaatattttagtctaaaaaaattaatatatagatcaattctcaatatttttttctattagacATAATAGTCTCTCGtccattttacttttattatgtgttaacttttattattattaacttaacTTTATGCATGTGAACGGTGACACTAGCATATTAATACACTCTTTTCGTGAAAAACAAGTAAAGTGaataatgatattttaaaatccaaattaaaacattttcttttaatatgaACATGCTTTTTAAAATAGGATATCttctaattatattaaatacaaaattatcaaatagttttaactttaaattttttttagaataatttctaattattattattattattattattattattattattattattattagggttaagtacttttttcgtccttaAAGTATTGGGTCAAAATAAAAATCATCTCTGACCTTTTTTTCTTATCAAAATCATCCTCAATGTTACAAACATTATAAAATAATCCTTTTGtccataaacaatatttttttgacAATTTACCCTTAAAAAAAACCATTCCCCTTACCACTAATTTCCAACCCCTTTTTCATCATCACCGcgcctttttctctctctctttttctcccaGACTCTTAATCTCCCTCATCACTAACCCCTAATCACAATAAATCAACAATCCAACAACAGCAACaatcacaaaataaattaataattcattaatagcaacaatcacaaaattagcaacaacataaattaaaaaaaaatttaaaaggaaaaactCATGTATACgttcttcaaaaattaaaaagaaaaagaaaaaaaagaagaacgaagaagagagaaagagagcaaGGGAAGAATATTGAAATCTCAGCGtctccttcttctattttctGCCTCTATCATTTACTCTCTACCCTCAACACTCCTATCACCTCCATCCACCACAAGAAATTACTAGAATAGCGACCAATTTAACGACCGATTTAGTGACCAATTTTGGTGGTCGCTAAAACCTTGGTCGCTaattaaaaaatagcgaccgatttcgGTCGCTAACCGTTGCGACCAATTTCGGTCGCTAACCGTTAGTGACGAATTTTTTTAACAAAGCTACCAAACCCCTCACCAAAGAGTATcagtcgctaaatcggtcgctaaatggcGACCAACTCTTCGGTCGCTAAATCAGTCACCGATGAAATCGGTTGCCGATGcctaatttaaaaatctaaaatcgcTCGCTAATTCCTTAACTAAAAAACTAAATTGGTCGCTAAAGCGGTCACTGGTCCTAATCTTATAATTATAGATTTTTACTAATTTCATATTTACCACTATTAAAACttaatttcataaatatttatattttcacaaaatataaaaagtattAAATATAGATCAATTTTTCACATAAATACCAAACACATTCACAATGTCTAtataaaaatatagaatttaaaatattaaaaatttttaatacattaaatTTATGATCCACAatctaaactaaaaataaaaataattcatgaaTAACATAATTCTACTCTATTCATGAATAATTAGTATGGTTCAACAATTTTTATactagttttgttttttttttccactgCCCTTGGGGCTACAACCAGTACAAAGTTACAAACCAAAATTGGCACAACTTTATTCTTCACCATGGTTGCCAAAACACTgtcgcaaaaaaaaaatagaaaatgaatgaACCTCACTTCAACCAATTCAATTCAAGTTTCAAATCATGTTCAGAACTCAAAAATTTCACAAGAAAACAGGTTTCAATAGAGAACTCAGTTCCTAAAAAATGAAAGATCGAAGCCACGTCACTGATCACTATAgcaatttaaatcttttaaagttTGATAACAATATTTTTATAAGTACAGTAAGgaatttataacaattttttttagttgataaATTTATAGTTAATTGAAAAAATGATACCTTGCGGTCATCTTGTATACCTTCTTTTTAAGATAATTCTAAAGGAATTTCACTCGCGAAAGCTTTAAGCAAAACAAAAATATGGTATTATTGTAATTATCAAATAAAAcaagaaacgaaaaaaaaaggaaacaactGAAATAGATTGTAGCCCATTATCATTGTATTATAAGCTTATACTATCCTTCTTATAGATCGCTGTTCTCCATAAACTACATCTATAGCAAAACTAGTATAAATATCTAAATAAGTATCAAACACTACACCTTAATGCAACATCAAATATCctatgaagaaacaaagaaagatgaTGCAAATAAgtgaaaattttctatttttggtttctCGTCTTTTAGACATGCAATGCTGCTTCTGAAAACACAGCAAAACATGACAAACAAGAACCAAGTAGAATTTAGAGTTTTTGCAATTAAATCTAAATGATTAAGAACAACAAGCTTTGTTACACCACCTCCATATATGCCTCATGCAGAGTATACAATCCTACAAATTGTGCTAATTACAATATTACCAACATGGATACAACTTCAGAAACATGAGATGATTGTCGCATAACGGTAAATTTTTCTACCTTTCTACAAGCAACTGTCGAATGCTTGGCTTCAAGGAGATCCAAAGCTTCAACTTCATCACTTCCTCCCCTGTTTTACATTACAAGAAACGAACCAAAAAATCAAGTAGTTAGATCATAGACTCGTGCTTTCTAGGAAATCGACAACAAAAAATAACAATCAAAGATTATTCACTCAATTAGGACAAGAAAATTTCAGAGTATGAATTATAAAAACCAAATTTCGCTATAGAAGCTTCACTCGTACCTAATCAAAACCAGCAATAACATAATTTACAAACCTTCTTTAAACaactggattttttatttttcaatactcTAATTCCTCATATATTTGAAGACATAGTTACATGAATATTTTAAATGTGGCGCACGTACTAGAACGTATTGTGTTCCATGTAATTATGATTGAAGGTTTGTGTAACACATAGGGTTCAAGCTGCAGAAACGGAAAAATTACCAGATATTAGAGTCGTTTTGTTGTGGATTGGTCACCACTTTGTTATGGCTATTCCTCCTTTCATGTGTTCCACTGCACAAGGCTGAAATAGTAATAATAGTAACGGTTAATCAGCAGAGATGCATGTAGTAAAGGTGGCATTAGGATTCAGCAGTTCAACTAGTAATAATGAGAAGGGGAAAGGTAccgggaggaggaggaggagagttGCATTTGGTGACAGATTTGTTGAAGTTGttggaagaagaggagttggtGCAATCGGAGAGAGGGTATCGTCGTCTTCTCTGGTTCGCACCTTTCATTTCCATTTTTACTTTGTCGAGCAATTAGGGGACAAAAACTAAACCTAACAGAATGGATCGGATTCGGCAATTAGGAGCTTACCTGTTTGAAGACGATGAAGACGACGCCGAGATCCCAATGACAAAGGCTACGACAccgagaatgaagaagaagacggTGACGAGACCTCAGGAAACGGCGTCGAGACCGCAGAAGAAGACGACGTCGACGGGATCTCAGAAGACGGTGGCGAGACGCAGAAGACGACGACAATGGTGTTCGGAGACGGTAATGATATCTGATTGGAGAAGATGAGAATGGTGTGAGTGAGGTAGAGTTAGGGAGGACAATtcagataatatatttttttaattagcgaCCGAATTTGCTACTAGTATTTTGGTGACTGATTTAGCGACCAAACAGTTGTTTACTCTTTTTACTATTAGTtacaaaatcggtcgctaaaataaaatatagcgACCGATTTTGTGACCAACTGTCCCAAATATGTTACttttgttttggttgctaattcgATCGCTAAATTAAAAGATAGTGACCGATTTTATTTTGgttgtatttaaaatttattagtcGTTAATTCGGTTGCTATTAGCGACCGAATTTGTTAGTCGCTAAAATCGGTCGTTGAATATAATTTAGCGACGGATTTAGCGACCAATATTTTTTCAGTCCTAAAAATTCTATATCGGTCACTATTAACAACCAATTTTTTCGGTCGCTAAAATCGGTTGTTATTCTGGTACTTTCTTGTAGTGATCACACCACTGCCT
This region of Arachis hypogaea cultivar Tifrunner chromosome 8, arahy.Tifrunner.gnm2.J5K5, whole genome shotgun sequence genomic DNA includes:
- the LOC140174854 gene encoding uncharacterized protein, whose product is MEMKGANQRRRRYPLSDCTNSSSSNNFNKSVTKCNSPPPPPALCSGTHERRNSHNKVVTNPQQNDSNIWGGSDEVEALDLLEAKHSTVACRKVEKFTVMRQSSHVSEVVSMLVIL